From Staphylothermus hellenicus DSM 12710, a single genomic window includes:
- a CDS encoding phosphoadenosine phosphosulfate reductase family protein produces the protein MYWMYNVVVKDPGIEDYVRETLSRYYGRWLVLSRKHRSNSYNILVSTGEKTSIRLIDPITVHIQIDHRLMGQRFKLAKIIEAGRAFLRNHIVWSDTYKLGSKGEILEKYEIKPAYDVWLALGEAYHKLLLSTGLNPPINALINKRFAGEHYVYDGPYLHGKLIVPDKGYTLRGVKYRSKVYESIDLDEILKKNNDTLLMNTIVSRRFLNSLGKPDIVLVSFSGGKDSLVVLHMAKMHYGEDMVRGIYVDTGVDFPHTRKYVEEISMKIGLDIDIVKADVDALLPKKGLPTKNNRWCTLRKTRAFKKRVKWYKKRFDRILVLVGDRDSESVARARKPPVRKREGYLEAAPIKQWSTFLVQLYHLKYDLPLNPLYLKGFYRLGCYICPALTALEKHIMFNYMFKELKDLYWFKKFWRKNQ, from the coding sequence ATGTATTGGATGTATAATGTAGTCGTAAAGGATCCCGGTATAGAGGACTATGTGAGAGAAACTCTAAGCCGATATTATGGTAGATGGCTTGTTTTATCGAGAAAACATAGGAGTAACTCATATAATATCCTGGTTTCGACAGGGGAGAAAACCTCTATTCGACTCATTGACCCAATAACAGTACATATACAGATCGATCACAGGCTTATGGGTCAGCGGTTTAAATTAGCTAAAATTATAGAAGCAGGAAGGGCTTTTCTCAGAAACCATATAGTTTGGAGCGACACATATAAGCTTGGCTCAAAAGGTGAAATTCTCGAAAAATACGAGATAAAGCCTGCATATGATGTTTGGCTTGCTCTAGGCGAGGCTTATCACAAATTACTTTTAAGTACCGGTTTGAACCCGCCAATTAATGCTTTGATCAATAAGAGGTTTGCTGGAGAACACTATGTATATGATGGACCATATCTTCACGGTAAACTAATTGTTCCCGATAAAGGCTATACGTTGAGGGGTGTAAAGTATAGAAGCAAAGTATATGAGTCAATAGATCTAGATGAAATATTGAAAAAGAACAATGATACATTATTAATGAACACAATTGTCTCTCGCAGATTCCTCAATAGCCTCGGTAAACCAGATATTGTCCTAGTAAGTTTTAGTGGTGGAAAAGATAGCTTAGTAGTTCTCCACATGGCTAAAATGCATTATGGAGAAGATATGGTTAGAGGCATATATGTTGATACAGGCGTTGATTTCCCCCATACTAGGAAATATGTTGAAGAAATAAGTATGAAGATTGGTTTAGATATAGATATTGTAAAAGCCGATGTAGATGCTTTATTGCCTAAGAAAGGATTACCTACAAAAAATAATCGATGGTGCACTCTAAGGAAAACCCGCGCCTTTAAGAAGAGGGTTAAATGGTATAAGAAAAGATTTGATCGAATCCTCGTACTTGTAGGTGATAGAGACAGTGAATCTGTTGCAAGGGCAAGAAAACCTCCTGTTCGTAAAAGAGAAGGATATCTCGAAGCAGCACCAATTAAGCAGTGGAGCACATTCCTTGTTCAACTATATCATCTAAAATATGATCTACCCTTGAATCCTTTATATTTGAAAGGATTCTATAGACTCGGATGCTATATATGCCCAGCACTAACCGCTCTAGAAAAACATATAATGTTCAATTATATGTTTAAAGAACTCAAAGATCTGTATTGGTTTAAAAAGTTTTGGAGAAAAAATCAGTAA
- a CDS encoding DUF1152 domain-containing protein: MLGMFSGNDRVLVIGIGGGGDVVSAAVIAYMLRKLGVKTYIGSIVWERFVYDPVPGPVHLGEMRKIKLVDRYVGVIDQESYAVRNGRKIVFQAVNVSRALNEEIFVFDLWSGVKGYVEGVNRVAEKYSIDKIVGVDVGGDVLAEGYEDNLWSPLADAMGLAMLYHFKNSYLIIHSPGSDGELSQEYVLQRLSIIASMKGYYGAIGLDRNDIEILEKILKYAESEASRAALVAFQGFYGNMPIRRNTRSIKINLINTLMFITDPRITYGLSKPAQLVDNTSSLEEANNKLDKAGIYTEYNLEKDIQSLNVDPLKLSGEEILNIRKNGIRKLRMMNDQSTD, from the coding sequence ATGTTGGGCATGTTCTCGGGGAATGATAGAGTATTAGTAATTGGTATTGGTGGAGGAGGAGATGTAGTATCTGCGGCTGTAATAGCTTATATGCTGAGAAAACTAGGCGTTAAAACATATATTGGTAGTATTGTATGGGAGAGATTCGTATATGATCCTGTTCCAGGACCTGTTCACCTAGGTGAGATGAGAAAAATTAAGCTCGTAGATAGGTATGTTGGAGTAATTGATCAGGAATCCTATGCTGTACGTAATGGTAGAAAAATTGTTTTCCAAGCAGTAAATGTTTCCAGAGCACTCAACGAGGAAATATTCGTTTTTGATCTATGGAGCGGTGTTAAGGGATACGTGGAGGGAGTTAATAGAGTAGCTGAAAAATACAGCATAGATAAGATTGTAGGAGTAGATGTTGGAGGAGATGTTCTTGCAGAAGGCTACGAAGACAACCTGTGGAGCCCGCTAGCAGACGCTATGGGTCTAGCAATGCTATACCATTTCAAAAATTCTTATCTAATAATACATTCACCAGGTAGTGATGGAGAATTAAGCCAAGAATACGTGTTACAGAGGCTCAGCATAATTGCTTCAATGAAAGGTTATTATGGAGCCATAGGTCTAGATCGGAACGACATTGAGATTTTAGAGAAAATCCTTAAATACGCTGAAAGCGAAGCTAGCAGAGCCGCACTAGTAGCTTTCCAAGGTTTCTATGGAAACATGCCGATAAGGAGGAATACTAGGTCTATAAAAATTAATCTCATCAATACATTAATGTTCATAACCGATCCGAGAATAACTTATGGTTTATCCAAGCCTGCACAATTAGTTGATAATACTTCTTCTCTAGAAGAAGCTAATAATAAATTGGATAAGGCAGGTATTTATACAGAGTATAATTTAGAAAAAGATATTCAATCTCTAAACGTTGATCCTCTAAAATTATCTGGAGAAGAAATATTAAATATTAGGAAAAACGGGATAAGAAAACTTAGAATGATGAACGACCAATCTACTGATTAA
- a CDS encoding adenylate kinase family protein gives MGKVIIIAGTPGTGKTTTAKLLSKKINAVHVDVSRYVIENKLYIDYDPRHLSYVIDEEKVIEKLIELVEKSDKIVIIDTHYPEILPPDTVEYVFVLRTNPLILEDRLRKKGWPWRKIRENVMAEILSIVVSNAINRFSEDKVFEIDTSNKTPEKVVEEITGVIKGYIKPSKQRIDWLSLLKPEDIMRYEISGEE, from the coding sequence ATGGGAAAAGTAATCATTATAGCCGGCACTCCAGGAACGGGTAAGACAACAACTGCTAAATTATTATCGAAGAAAATAAATGCTGTACATGTAGATGTTAGCAGATATGTTATAGAAAATAAATTATATATAGACTATGATCCTAGGCATTTAAGCTATGTTATCGACGAGGAAAAAGTCATCGAGAAATTAATAGAACTAGTTGAGAAAAGCGATAAAATAGTTATTATAGACACACATTATCCAGAGATCTTGCCCCCTGATACTGTAGAATATGTTTTCGTTTTAAGAACAAATCCCCTTATATTAGAGGATAGATTGCGGAAGAAAGGCTGGCCTTGGAGAAAGATTAGAGAAAACGTTATGGCTGAAATACTATCTATTGTAGTATCCAACGCTATAAACAGGTTTAGCGAGGATAAGGTGTTCGAAATAGATACTTCTAATAAAACACCTGAGAAAGTTGTCGAAGAAATTACAGGTGTTATTAAAGGATATATTAAGCCGTCTAAACAGAGGATCGATTGGTTATCCCTGCTGAAACCAGAGGATATTATGAGATACGAAATAAGCGGTGAAGAATAG
- a CDS encoding GTPase translates to MVKGFILAGWNDLRRIVSRADVVLEVVDAREPMNTRSRKLEKIVYELGRELIIVLNKSDLVPRTVVEEWARLLKNRGYNVAYIAATKHMGTRILRRKIKEAAPALPVIVAVTGYPKTGKSSIINALKGRHSASTSPIPGSPGYTHHAQLYRVEKNILMIDTPGIIPVEGSSLERILRGISPEQLDDPVPPAVELIRRIIKYSPNAFIRAYGISSKDPYVILEELAVKRGWYYRTTKEPLIEESARTIIRDYHKGKIPYYVKPHEYI, encoded by the coding sequence ATGGTTAAGGGATTCATACTAGCTGGCTGGAATGATTTAAGGAGAATAGTGTCTAGAGCAGATGTAGTATTAGAAGTCGTTGATGCTAGAGAACCAATGAATACTCGGAGCAGGAAATTAGAAAAAATAGTCTACGAGCTTGGAAGAGAACTGATAATTGTACTTAATAAAAGCGACCTAGTACCTAGAACAGTTGTCGAAGAATGGGCTAGGTTGTTGAAGAATAGGGGATATAATGTAGCCTATATTGCGGCAACAAAACACATGGGTACAAGGATTCTTAGGAGAAAAATTAAAGAAGCCGCGCCAGCATTACCCGTTATAGTAGCTGTTACCGGGTATCCTAAAACAGGTAAATCATCAATAATTAATGCTTTGAAGGGAAGACACTCAGCTTCTACAAGCCCAATACCTGGCAGTCCAGGTTATACTCATCATGCTCAACTATACCGTGTAGAAAAGAATATTTTAATGATAGATACGCCTGGAATAATACCTGTAGAAGGGTCTTCTCTCGAAAGAATATTGAGGGGTATAAGTCCTGAACAACTAGATGATCCTGTGCCGCCTGCAGTAGAGCTTATTCGCAGAATAATAAAATACTCACCCAACGCATTCATCAGAGCATATGGTATATCCTCTAAAGACCCATATGTAATTCTCGAGGAACTAGCAGTTAAACGCGGCTGGTACTATAGAACAACTAAAGAACCATTAATAGAAGAATCTGCTAGGACAATTATTAGAGATTATCATAAAGGAAAAATCCCCTACTATGTTAAACCACATGAATATATTTAA
- a CDS encoding HesA/MoeB/ThiF family protein → MLSEKEIERYSRQLPIIGLEGQQKLKKSTVVIVGVGGLGSAASYYLAASGIGKLILIDNGLVEESNLQRQILYTTNDIGKSKVEAAAERLRSLNPYIEITPVNEFFSENVAMKYFRDVDVVVDALDNWGGRLVIDKVAHKLGKPFIHAGVHGFYGQLTVIIPGKTPCLKCVFPKKPSHTVSPLPIIPTTPGVLGVLEANEALKILLGKGEILANKLLVYDGLTGMFEVLKLSMAPDCPVCSEYYEK, encoded by the coding sequence ATGTTATCTGAAAAAGAAATTGAGAGGTATAGTAGACAATTACCAATAATAGGATTAGAAGGGCAACAAAAACTTAAGAAATCAACAGTGGTCATAGTAGGTGTGGGAGGGCTGGGATCAGCTGCATCATACTATTTAGCAGCATCTGGTATTGGAAAACTTATACTCATCGATAACGGCTTAGTAGAGGAAAGCAATTTACAGAGACAAATACTCTATACCACCAATGATATTGGGAAATCAAAAGTTGAGGCAGCCGCTGAAAGGCTTAGATCACTTAATCCATACATAGAAATAACACCTGTTAATGAATTCTTCAGTGAAAATGTTGCTATGAAGTATTTTAGAGATGTAGACGTAGTTGTTGATGCTCTAGATAACTGGGGAGGCAGGCTTGTAATTGATAAAGTTGCTCATAAACTAGGTAAACCATTTATCCATGCAGGAGTACATGGCTTCTATGGACAATTAACAGTTATTATTCCTGGAAAAACCCCTTGTCTAAAATGTGTATTTCCCAAAAAACCCTCACATACTGTTTCTCCTTTACCAATAATTCCTACTACACCAGGAGTACTGGGTGTTCTCGAGGCTAATGAAGCATTAAAAATTCTCCTTGGGAAAGGAGAAATTCTCGCTAATAAACTACTAGTATATGATGGGTTAACAGGAATGTTTGAAGTATTAAAGCTTAGTATGGCTCCAGATTGTCCAGTATGTAGTGAATACTATGAAAAATAA
- a CDS encoding MoaD/ThiS family protein has translation MVGKYFHDFKLDDSATLNDLIEAIGKELSPRFYRGVKNSRLVFAIFVNGKPVGEPNYKLKDNDRVVFTTPEMGG, from the coding sequence ATTGTAGGTAAGTATTTTCATGATTTTAAACTAGATGATAGTGCTACATTAAATGATTTAATAGAAGCTATAGGAAAAGAACTAAGCCCGAGATTTTATAGAGGAGTTAAAAATAGTAGACTTGTTTTCGCAATCTTTGTTAATGGGAAACCAGTCGGTGAACCTAATTATAAACTCAAAGATAACGATAGAGTAGTTTTTACAACGCCTGAAATGGGTGGTTAG
- a CDS encoding MoaD/ThiS family protein translates to MIKVMILPDRKTLIVDKKSIKAKKLLDLLGIDDPDSVALVINDRVIDLDREGENMIKERDKVLMIRQAIGG, encoded by the coding sequence GTGATCAAAGTAATGATTTTACCTGACAGAAAAACCCTTATCGTAGATAAGAAGAGTATTAAAGCGAAGAAATTACTAGATCTACTAGGCATAGATGATCCGGATTCTGTAGCCTTAGTTATAAATGATCGAGTAATTGATTTAGATAGAGAAGGAGAAAACATGATAAAGGAAAGAGATAAAGTATTAATGATAAGACAAGCTATCGGCGGATAA
- a CDS encoding DUF432 domain-containing protein produces the protein MSGYGVVEDKVSINDYVIAVEKQGEIVHYYRYVNNKVKVSKTIVKPARFELVPFYPVMLPIRFTNYILVKLSKKILVPSKEEVTIYVKIPVNLAVYAYGRHRRFKIIDVFSINKIKYALYGIPDRGVVARYWRSNPNLDLPEPTMGEAIALVNIRNRYDGWVEIGKILLNAQILRLYYIPKSWTAYTQVVIMAVNSRTTATIYYGRRIEANAKPILDPPAFKPPRIPAKTEMLWGLK, from the coding sequence ATGTCTGGTTATGGTGTAGTTGAAGATAAGGTATCGATAAATGATTATGTTATTGCTGTTGAGAAACAAGGTGAAATAGTTCATTATTATAGATATGTTAATAATAAGGTAAAAGTTTCTAAAACAATTGTTAAGCCTGCACGCTTCGAACTCGTACCTTTCTATCCAGTAATGTTACCTATTAGATTTACTAATTATATACTTGTCAAGCTGTCCAAGAAGATCCTTGTTCCAAGCAAGGAAGAAGTAACTATTTACGTTAAGATCCCAGTTAACCTAGCAGTTTATGCTTATGGTCGTCATCGTAGATTTAAAATTATAGATGTCTTTTCCATAAATAAGATCAAGTATGCACTATATGGTATTCCTGATAGAGGGGTTGTTGCAAGATATTGGAGGTCTAATCCCAACTTGGATCTTCCGGAACCCACCATGGGTGAAGCAATCGCTCTAGTAAATATTAGGAATAGATATGATGGATGGGTTGAAATAGGCAAGATACTGCTTAACGCACAAATATTGAGGCTATACTATATTCCTAAATCTTGGACAGCATATACACAAGTAGTAATTATGGCTGTGAATTCTAGAACAACGGCTACTATTTATTATGGTAGAAGAATAGAGGCAAATGCTAAGCCCATACTTGATCCTCCTGCTTTTAAGCCTCCGCGTATACCGGCTAAAACAGAAATGTTATGGGGGCTGAAATGA
- a CDS encoding mechanosensitive ion channel family protein, giving the protein MDGFNATSLAEMFGNISWLRVLIAIIIFVAGAFAASIFKILFYKLFIRFLPEHTSRNVARAIYYSTVFVAGVLALGYLGIDLTAFIVAGGIIGIVLGFALQNITANLFSGLFLYWEKPFKIGDLVRISDIEGWVTDITIMSTRIVGFDGVKIRIPNQTIYQSLIRNYYATKVRRIDFVVGIAYKEDAEKAYKVIKKVIDKHPLVLVNPSPDIYVYELGDSSVNILVRVWVPSRWDLTYKVIKDLLWKIKKSITEAGIEIPFIQNDVWFRTPLKIRIEESKET; this is encoded by the coding sequence ATGGATGGCTTTAATGCAACTAGTCTAGCTGAAATGTTCGGGAACATTAGTTGGTTAAGAGTATTAATAGCAATAATAATCTTTGTGGCAGGAGCTTTTGCAGCATCAATATTTAAAATATTATTCTATAAGTTGTTCATAAGATTCTTACCGGAACATACTAGTAGAAATGTTGCACGCGCAATATACTATTCCACTGTATTTGTAGCCGGTGTTCTAGCACTAGGTTATCTAGGAATAGATTTAACAGCATTTATTGTAGCAGGTGGAATTATTGGTATAGTTCTGGGTTTCGCTCTTCAAAATATTACAGCTAACCTGTTCTCAGGTCTTTTCTTGTACTGGGAAAAACCATTCAAAATAGGCGATCTAGTCCGTATAAGCGATATTGAGGGGTGGGTAACAGATATAACGATCATGTCTACACGTATAGTGGGATTCGATGGAGTTAAAATAAGAATACCGAATCAAACAATTTATCAATCACTTATCAGAAACTACTATGCTACCAAGGTTAGGAGAATAGATTTCGTTGTAGGCATAGCATATAAGGAAGACGCTGAAAAAGCCTATAAGGTTATTAAGAAAGTAATAGATAAGCACCCACTAGTACTTGTTAATCCTTCTCCAGACATATATGTATATGAGCTAGGAGATAGTAGTGTAAACATATTAGTGCGGGTATGGGTTCCTTCTAGATGGGATCTAACCTATAAAGTCATAAAGGATCTATTATGGAAAATCAAGAAATCAATAACTGAAGCAGGAATAGAAATACCCTTTATACAGAACGATGTATGGTTCCGCACACCATTAAAAATAAGGATCGAGGAGTCCAAGGAAACCTGA
- a CDS encoding sugar phosphate nucleotidyltransferase codes for MTLKNLVLAAGKAKPELSVLIPPGKNKVLLRILGKPVLYYPLTSVQRVNREETILVYREGEEEVVETSNSISLGTLTPVKQVEGTSVREAILVAENKLRDTDYFFLVYGDIIVDPEAFNLLLSTHYTEEPDATILIVPYDPEYAETYGLAIINEEGYVEKIISGEQARQANQTYIVGGIYILPTTILDYLEENNSLPEAINKLAVNGRVKTVLWNKHWIDIGYPTDILEATYQLLSELKYSKISGKAEIESTAIIKGPVIIEDNTYIDHYTVIKGPAYIGEKVFIGAHSFIREYNNIEYKVRIGSYNEIKKTNIQPYTLLDSKVTIVDSVIGENCTIETNTTILNVLPEKEKPPRLRTHIVYPPTKIIRKMGAVIGYNTRIGASTTISPGKIIKQESIIKPKSTI; via the coding sequence ATGACGTTGAAAAACCTCGTATTAGCAGCTGGAAAAGCTAAACCAGAACTCTCAGTTTTAATACCACCAGGTAAAAACAAGGTGTTATTGAGAATACTGGGAAAACCAGTTCTATACTATCCATTAACGAGTGTTCAGAGAGTTAATCGTGAAGAAACAATTCTAGTATATAGGGAGGGGGAGGAAGAAGTTGTTGAAACATCTAATAGTATTAGTCTGGGAACACTTACACCAGTTAAACAAGTTGAGGGTACAAGTGTACGCGAAGCAATACTTGTTGCTGAAAACAAGCTTAGAGATACTGATTACTTCTTCCTAGTATATGGTGACATAATAGTTGATCCTGAAGCATTCAACCTATTATTATCCACACACTACACAGAAGAACCAGATGCTACAATACTAATAGTACCATATGATCCAGAATATGCTGAAACATATGGTTTAGCAATAATAAACGAGGAAGGATACGTTGAGAAAATAATTAGTGGAGAACAAGCTAGACAAGCTAATCAAACATATATTGTTGGAGGAATATACATATTGCCAACAACTATTCTAGACTACCTAGAAGAAAACAATTCATTACCAGAAGCAATAAATAAGCTAGCAGTTAATGGTAGAGTAAAAACAGTTCTATGGAACAAGCACTGGATAGATATAGGGTACCCAACAGATATACTGGAAGCAACATACCAGTTATTATCAGAATTAAAATATTCAAAAATCAGTGGTAAAGCAGAAATAGAATCAACAGCTATAATCAAGGGACCAGTAATAATAGAAGATAATACATATATTGACCACTATACAGTAATCAAAGGACCGGCATATATAGGAGAAAAAGTATTCATAGGAGCACATAGTTTCATAAGAGAATACAACAATATAGAATACAAAGTAAGAATAGGATCATATAACGAAATAAAGAAAACAAATATACAACCATATACATTATTAGACAGTAAAGTAACAATAGTAGATTCAGTCATTGGAGAAAACTGTACAATAGAAACAAACACAACCATTCTAAATGTACTCCCAGAAAAAGAAAAACCACCAAGACTAAGAACCCACATAGTATATCCACCAACAAAAATTATAAGAAAAATGGGCGCAGTTATAGGATACAATACAAGAATAGGAGCATCAACAACAATATCACCAGGAAAAATAATAAAACAAGAATCAATAATAAAACCAAAATCCACAATTTAG
- the glmS gene encoding glutamine--fructose-6-phosphate transaminase (isomerizing), translating to MCGIIGVIALPGKTPYSPGVMVYRGLLRLEYRGYDSAGVASIVGEHVRVLKGKGRIIDLERRIGLSSIEGLTVIGHTRWATHGTPSDRNAHPHIDCSGRIAVIHNGIIQNFRELKKILVEKGHVFRSDTDTEVFPHLVEELYRDTNNLFEAFRKAVEMIDGSYALIMISSIEPDKIFFAKKDSPLIIGLGIGFNILASDIPAILEYTRRIITVRDGWLGYVTPTSIHIEDIRGGVVDWRRYIRVVEWSLEDATRGGYAHFMLKEIHEQPRALKDTYYGILHDVAVGEAVKLMHDADKIYVTAAGTSFHASYYFSLLMSILGKRLVIPFIASEYESYYLTASDKDLLVVVSQSGETMDALKALRAFRNRGAGVVAVSNVVDSAIPRESNIAVYTRAGPEIGVAATKTFTTQTLVLSWLAIAYAEASGSLSKSEADMLRGWLGRSGEVVGKIIARLEPVAKRLAEWFRSVGNAYYLSRSIGVPVAMEGALKLKEIAYIHAEAYPAGESKHGPIALVEEGFPVIFTIPNREDLEKLLLGNIQEMKARGAVIIGVASENTGLSDQLDYHFRIPDTHWILTPITHTPPQQLLAYYTAVSKGYDPDKPRNLAKTVTVE from the coding sequence TTGTGCGGTATAATAGGGGTTATTGCTTTACCTGGTAAGACTCCTTATAGTCCTGGTGTAATGGTTTACCGTGGTTTGTTAAGGCTTGAGTATAGAGGCTATGATTCCGCTGGTGTTGCTTCTATTGTTGGCGAACATGTAAGGGTTTTGAAGGGGAAGGGTAGAATAATTGATCTTGAGCGTAGAATTGGTTTATCGAGTATTGAGGGTTTAACTGTTATTGGCCATACTAGATGGGCTACTCATGGTACCCCTAGTGATAGAAATGCTCATCCACATATTGATTGTTCTGGGAGGATAGCTGTTATTCATAATGGCATTATTCAGAACTTTAGAGAATTAAAGAAGATCTTGGTTGAGAAGGGACATGTTTTTAGAAGTGATACTGATACAGAGGTTTTTCCCCATCTTGTAGAGGAACTATATAGGGATACAAATAATCTCTTCGAAGCTTTCAGGAAAGCTGTTGAAATGATTGATGGAAGCTATGCATTAATAATGATCTCTAGTATTGAGCCTGATAAGATATTTTTTGCTAAAAAAGACAGCCCATTAATTATTGGTTTAGGTATTGGATTCAATATTTTGGCTAGTGATATTCCCGCTATACTAGAGTATACTAGGAGAATTATCACTGTTAGGGATGGATGGTTAGGATATGTTACACCTACAAGTATTCATATAGAGGATATCAGGGGTGGAGTAGTTGATTGGAGGAGATATATTAGAGTTGTTGAGTGGAGCCTTGAAGATGCTACTCGCGGTGGCTATGCTCATTTCATGCTTAAAGAAATCCATGAGCAACCACGTGCATTGAAGGATACATATTATGGTATACTACATGATGTAGCTGTTGGTGAAGCTGTTAAGTTAATGCATGATGCGGATAAAATATATGTTACAGCTGCGGGTACGAGTTTTCATGCATCATATTATTTCTCATTATTAATGAGTATTCTAGGTAAGAGGCTTGTTATACCATTTATTGCTAGCGAGTATGAATCCTACTATTTAACCGCTAGTGATAAAGACTTATTAGTTGTTGTTAGTCAAAGCGGGGAAACAATGGATGCTTTAAAGGCTTTGAGGGCTTTCAGGAATAGAGGCGCTGGAGTAGTAGCTGTTAGCAATGTTGTTGATTCAGCTATTCCCCGTGAAAGCAACATAGCAGTTTATACTAGAGCCGGCCCCGAAATAGGTGTTGCTGCAACTAAAACATTTACTACTCAAACACTTGTATTGTCTTGGCTAGCAATAGCTTATGCTGAAGCATCTGGTTCTCTCAGTAAATCTGAGGCTGATATGCTTCGTGGATGGCTTGGTAGGAGTGGGGAGGTTGTTGGTAAAATAATTGCTCGTTTGGAACCTGTTGCTAAAAGGTTGGCGGAATGGTTTAGAAGTGTTGGTAATGCTTATTATTTAAGCAGATCTATTGGTGTACCAGTAGCTATGGAGGGGGCTTTGAAACTTAAAGAAATAGCCTATATTCATGCGGAAGCTTATCCTGCAGGGGAATCTAAGCATGGCCCAATAGCTTTGGTTGAGGAAGGATTCCCTGTTATATTCACAATTCCTAATAGAGAGGATTTAGAGAAGCTACTGCTTGGTAATATTCAGGAAATGAAGGCCCGTGGAGCAGTTATCATTGGTGTAGCATCTGAAAATACTGGTTTAAGCGACCAGTTAGATTATCATTTCAGAATACCTGATACACACTGGATACTAACACCAATAACACATACACCGCCACAACAATTACTAGCATATTATACAGCTGTTAGTAAAGGATACGACCCGGATAAGCCCAGAAACCTGGCTAAAACAGTTACGGTGGAGTAA